In a single window of the Micromonospora inositola genome:
- a CDS encoding beta-ketoacyl-ACP synthase III, producing the protein MAGSRIVSMGHYQPSRVVTNDDLAQLVDTNDEWIRDRVGIVTRRIAGDETVADMATAAAGKALANSGLTAADIDLVVVATCTSVDRSPNVACRVAAKLGITAPAAYDINTACSGFAYALGTVDHAIRAGAARNAIVIGAEKLSDFTDWTDRSTCIIFGDGAGAAVVTAAAEGEPAGVGPVVWGSVPEKSDAVRIEGWRPYIAQEGQAVFRWATTALAPLALQACEKAGVAPSELAAFVPHQANARIIDGIVKRLNIPDAIIAKDIVESGNTSAASVPLALSKLVERREVPAGAPVLLFGFGGGLTYAGQVVRCP; encoded by the coding sequence ATGGCAGGCAGTCGGATCGTCTCGATGGGCCACTACCAGCCTTCCCGGGTGGTGACCAACGACGACCTCGCCCAGCTCGTGGACACCAACGACGAGTGGATCCGGGACCGGGTCGGCATCGTCACCCGGCGGATCGCCGGCGACGAGACGGTGGCCGACATGGCCACGGCCGCCGCCGGCAAGGCGCTGGCCAACTCCGGCCTCACCGCCGCCGACATCGACCTCGTCGTGGTGGCCACCTGTACCTCGGTCGACCGCAGCCCGAACGTGGCCTGCCGGGTCGCCGCCAAGCTCGGCATCACCGCCCCGGCCGCGTACGACATCAACACCGCCTGCTCCGGCTTCGCGTACGCCCTCGGCACCGTCGACCACGCGATCCGGGCCGGGGCGGCGCGCAACGCGATCGTAATCGGCGCCGAGAAGCTCTCCGACTTCACCGACTGGACCGACCGCTCCACCTGCATCATCTTCGGCGACGGCGCCGGCGCGGCCGTGGTGACCGCCGCCGCCGAGGGCGAGCCCGCCGGGGTGGGCCCGGTGGTCTGGGGCTCGGTGCCGGAGAAGAGCGACGCGGTCCGCATCGAGGGCTGGCGGCCGTACATCGCGCAGGAGGGGCAGGCGGTCTTCCGCTGGGCCACCACCGCGCTGGCCCCGCTGGCGCTGCAGGCGTGCGAGAAGGCCGGGGTCGCGCCGTCGGAGCTGGCCGCGTTCGTGCCGCACCAGGCCAACGCCCGGATCATCGACGGCATCGTCAAGCGGCTGAACATCCCGGACGCGATCATCGCCAAGGACATCGTCGAGTCCGGCAACACCTCGGCGGCGAGCGTGCCGCTGGCCCTGTCCAAGCTGGTCGAGCGGCGGGAGGTGCCCGCGGGCGCCCCGGTGCTGCTGTTCGGCTTCGGCGGCGGCCTGACCTACGCCGGCCAGGTCGTCCGCTGCCCCTGA
- the fabF gene encoding beta-ketoacyl-ACP synthase II, which translates to MSRIDVVVTGLGATTPLGGDVASTWDAMLAGRSGVSALTQEWAEQLPVRIAASLAVDPAGLLDRVKLRRLDRSEAIAIIAAQQAWADAGLADSGLDPERLGVSVGSGIGGALTLLAQDDILEASGPRRVSPHTIPMLMPNGPAAWVGLELGAQAGVHSVASACATGAEAIALGLDMIRAGRADVVMAGGTEAVIHSLPIAGFASMRAMSTRNDEPERASRPWDKGRDGFVLGEGAGVIVLERADHAAARGARVYGRLAGAGLTSDGYDIVQPHPEGAGAIRAIAKAIADAGVARQDIVHVNAHATSTPVGDMAEIKALHQALGDHPVLTATKSMTGHLLGAAGALESIATILAIRDGVVPPTINLDDPDDGLDLEVVAHKARHMDIPAALNNSFGFGGHNVALVFTRA; encoded by the coding sequence ATGAGTCGCATCGACGTCGTCGTCACCGGGCTCGGCGCGACCACCCCGCTGGGCGGGGACGTCGCGTCGACCTGGGACGCCATGCTCGCCGGCCGCTCCGGGGTGAGTGCGCTCACCCAGGAGTGGGCCGAGCAGTTGCCGGTCCGGATCGCCGCTTCGCTGGCGGTGGATCCGGCCGGGCTGCTGGACCGGGTCAAGCTGCGCCGGTTGGACCGTTCCGAGGCGATCGCGATCATTGCGGCGCAGCAGGCCTGGGCGGACGCCGGCCTGGCCGACTCCGGGCTCGACCCGGAGCGGTTGGGCGTGAGCGTCGGCTCCGGCATCGGCGGCGCCCTGACCCTGCTCGCTCAGGACGACATCCTGGAGGCGTCCGGTCCGCGCCGGGTCTCCCCGCACACCATTCCGATGCTGATGCCGAACGGTCCCGCCGCCTGGGTGGGGCTGGAGCTGGGCGCCCAGGCGGGCGTGCACTCGGTGGCCAGCGCCTGCGCGACCGGCGCGGAGGCGATCGCGCTCGGGCTCGACATGATCCGGGCCGGTCGCGCCGACGTGGTGATGGCCGGCGGCACCGAGGCGGTCATCCATTCGCTGCCGATCGCCGGTTTCGCCTCGATGCGGGCCATGTCGACCCGCAACGACGAGCCGGAGCGGGCCTCCCGCCCCTGGGACAAGGGCCGGGACGGTTTCGTGCTCGGCGAGGGCGCGGGGGTGATCGTCCTGGAACGGGCCGACCACGCCGCCGCCCGGGGCGCCCGGGTGTACGGCCGGCTGGCCGGCGCCGGCCTCACCTCCGACGGCTACGACATCGTGCAGCCGCACCCGGAGGGCGCTGGCGCGATCCGGGCCATCGCGAAGGCCATCGCCGACGCGGGCGTCGCCCGCCAGGACATCGTGCACGTCAACGCGCACGCCACCTCGACCCCGGTCGGTGACATGGCCGAGATCAAGGCGCTGCACCAGGCGCTCGGCGACCACCCGGTGCTGACCGCCACCAAGTCGATGACCGGGCACCTGCTCGGCGCGGCTGGCGCGCTGGAGTCGATCGCCACCATCCTGGCGATCCGTGACGGAGTGGTGCCGCCGACGATCAACCTGGACGACCCGGACGACGGTCTCGACCTGGAGGTGGTCGCCCACAAGGCGCGCCACATGGACATCCCCGCCGCGCTGAACAACTCGTTCGGCTTCGGCGGTCACAACGTGGCTCTCGTCTTCACGCGGGCCTGA
- a CDS encoding acyl carrier protein, producing MTRDEITAGLAEILEEVAGVNPDDVAEGKSFTDDLDVDSLSMVEVVVAAEEKFGVKIPDNEVQNLKTVGDAVTYIEAQS from the coding sequence ATGACCCGTGACGAGATCACCGCCGGCCTCGCCGAGATCCTCGAAGAGGTTGCCGGGGTGAACCCGGACGACGTGGCCGAGGGTAAGTCCTTCACCGACGACCTCGACGTCGACTCCCTCTCCATGGTGGAGGTCGTGGTGGCGGCCGAGGAGAAGTTCGGCGTCAAGATCCCGGACAACGAGGTGCAGAACCTCAAGACCGTCGGGGACGCCGTCACCTACATCGAGGCGCAGTCCTGA
- a CDS encoding acyl-CoA carboxylase subunit beta: MTTTAVSADSATVDYRDPEVRLRALFDAGTLRLASPRDTSGALWARGEIDGTPAIAFATDATRMGGAMGTDGCRHVVDAIDTAVRERVPVLGLWHSGGARLAEGVVALDAVGQVFAAMVRASGRVPQISVVLGPAAGGAAYGPALTDIVVMSGAGRIFVTGPEVVRSVTGEQVDMERLGGPEPHGRRSGVVHVTCADDEAAMVESRKLAALLGHQGRLSPDDVPAGATDGHDLAAKMPAETNRAYDVKPVVKALLDAPGVELHAKWAPNIVTTLGRFAGRTVGVIANNPLRLGGCLDASSAEKAARFVRMCDSLGVPLIVLVDVPGYLPGLGQEWDGVVRRGAKLLHAFAEAVVPRVTLVTRKAYGGAYIAMNSRSLGATAVFAWPNAEVAVMGASAAVNILHRKKLAAAPAEEREALRAQLIEEQTRVAGGVNRALEIGVVDDMIKPEETRRRIAEALAAAPAARGAHGNIPL, from the coding sequence GTGACCACCACCGCCGTCAGTGCGGACAGCGCGACTGTGGACTACCGAGATCCCGAGGTCCGGCTCCGGGCCCTGTTCGACGCCGGCACGCTGCGCCTGGCCTCGCCGCGGGACACCTCCGGGGCGCTCTGGGCTCGGGGTGAGATCGACGGCACGCCGGCGATCGCGTTCGCCACCGACGCCACCAGGATGGGCGGCGCGATGGGCACCGACGGGTGCCGGCACGTCGTCGACGCCATCGACACCGCCGTCCGGGAGCGGGTGCCGGTGCTCGGCCTCTGGCACTCCGGCGGCGCCCGGCTGGCCGAGGGCGTCGTCGCGCTCGACGCCGTCGGGCAGGTCTTCGCCGCCATGGTCCGGGCCTCCGGCCGGGTGCCGCAGATCTCGGTGGTGCTGGGCCCGGCCGCCGGCGGCGCCGCGTACGGCCCGGCGCTGACCGACATCGTGGTGATGAGCGGCGCCGGCCGGATCTTCGTCACCGGCCCCGAGGTGGTCCGCAGCGTCACCGGCGAGCAGGTCGACATGGAGCGCCTCGGCGGCCCCGAGCCGCACGGCCGGCGCTCGGGCGTCGTGCACGTGACCTGCGCCGACGACGAGGCGGCGATGGTCGAGTCGCGCAAGCTCGCCGCGCTGCTGGGTCACCAGGGGCGGCTGTCCCCGGACGACGTGCCGGCCGGCGCGACGGACGGGCACGACCTGGCCGCGAAGATGCCGGCCGAGACCAACCGGGCGTACGACGTGAAGCCGGTGGTCAAGGCGCTGCTCGACGCCCCGGGCGTGGAGCTGCACGCCAAGTGGGCGCCGAACATCGTCACCACGCTCGGCCGGTTCGCCGGCCGCACGGTCGGCGTGATCGCCAACAACCCGCTGCGGCTGGGTGGCTGCCTGGACGCGTCCAGCGCGGAGAAGGCCGCGCGGTTCGTGCGGATGTGCGACTCGCTCGGGGTGCCGCTGATCGTGCTGGTCGACGTCCCCGGTTACCTGCCCGGCCTGGGCCAGGAGTGGGACGGCGTGGTCCGGCGCGGCGCGAAGCTGCTGCACGCGTTCGCCGAGGCGGTGGTGCCGCGGGTGACGCTGGTGACCCGCAAGGCGTACGGCGGCGCGTACATCGCGATGAACTCCCGGTCGCTCGGCGCCACCGCGGTCTTCGCCTGGCCGAACGCCGAGGTCGCGGTCATGGGCGCCAGCGCGGCGGTCAACATCCTGCACCGCAAGAAGCTGGCCGCCGCCCCCGCCGAGGAGCGGGAGGCGCTGCGCGCCCAGCTGATCGAGGAGCAGACCCGGGTCGCCGGTGGCGTCAACCGGGCGCTGGAGATCGGCGTGGTGGACGACATGATCAAGCCGGAGGAGACCCGGCGCCGGATCGCCGAGGCGCTCGCCGCGGCGCCGGCCGCCCGGGGCGCGCACGGCAACATCCCGCTGTAA